In the Hordeum vulgare subsp. vulgare chromosome 7H, MorexV3_pseudomolecules_assembly, whole genome shotgun sequence genome, one interval contains:
- the LOC123409783 gene encoding anthocyanidin 3-O-glucosyltransferase 2-like, with protein sequence MAANPTIVLLPAWGVGHFMPMIEAGKRMLQCSSSGALSLTVLLMPAPTAQAASDIAAHVRREEEEAGAVDIRFLRLPPVQLPTDHTGVEEWISRIVQLHVPHIGAAVSALACPVAALVLDIFFTPALDVSRHLAVPAYVYFTSGAAMLALLLRSPSLQDEVDGEFEGAVDVPGLPPVPPSFLPETLLDKRSPTYTWFLYTGRRYMEANGIIVNTAAELEPGILAAIAEGRCTIGVRAPTVYPIGPAISLRSPPAEQPHECVRWLDSQPRSSVLFLCFGSKGMLPPSQVHEIARGLERSGHRFLWVLRGLPVDTTTGARDPTDAKLAELLPEGFLEKTKGRGLVWPTRAPQKEVLAHAAVGGFVTHCGWNSILESLWFGVPMLPWPLAADQHLNAFVLVHGMGVAVPLEMDRERGNYVEAAELERAVRSLMGGREEGVKAREKAMEMMRACRNAVEQSGSSHASLQRLSEELVGGAVLPKRGSTTYTTSAQPDHVSPHV encoded by the coding sequence ATGGCAGCAAATCCCACCATCGTCCTGCTGCCCGCCTGGGGCGTCGGCCACTTCATGCCCATGATCGAGGCCGGCAAGCGCATGCTCCAGTGCAGCAGCAGCGGCGCCCTCTCGCTCACGGTGCTCCTGATGCCGGCCCCGACGGCCCAGGCCGCGTCCGACATCGCCGCCCACGtacgccgcgaggaagaagaagccggCGCCGTCGACATCCGCTTCCTGCGCCTCCCGCCCGTGCAGCTCCCGACCGACCACACGGGCGTCGAGGAGTGGATCTCCCGTATTGTGCAGCTCCACGTGCCCCACATCGGGGCCGCCGTCTCCGCCCTGGCCTGCCCGGTcgccgcgctcgtcctcgacatcTTCTTCACGCCGGCGCTCGACGTGTCCCGCCACCTCGCCGTGCCGGCGTACGTCTACTTcacctccggcgcggccatgctGGCGCTGTTACTGCGCTCGCCGTCGCTGCAAGACGAGGTGGATGGCGAGTTTGAAGGCGCGGTGGACGTGCCCGGGCTCCCGCCGGTGCCGCCCTCCTTCCTGCCGGAGACTTTGCTGGACAAAAGGAGCCCGACTTACACATGGTTCCTGTACACGGGGAGGCGCTACATGGAAGCCAACGGCATCATCGTCAACACGGCGGCCGAGCTCGAGCCCGGCATCCTCGCCGCCATCGCCGAAGGCCGGTGCACCATCGGCGTGCGCGCCCCGACGGTGTACCCCATCGGGCCGGCAATCTCGCTAAGAAGCCCGCCAGCCGAGCAGCCGCACGAGTGCGTGCGGTGGCTCGACTCGCAGCCTCGGAGCTCGGTGCTGTTCCTCTGCTTCGGGAGCAAAGGGATGCTGCCACCGTCGCAGGTTCACGAGATAGCGCGCGGCCTGGAGCGCAGCGGGCACCGTTTCCTCTGGGTGCTGCGCGGCCTGCCGGTGGACACCACGACGGGCGCGAGAGACCCAACGGACGCGAAACTCGCCGAGCTGCTCCCGGAGGGCTTCCTGGAGAAGACCAAGGGGAGAGGGCTGGTGTGGCCGACGAGGGCGCCGCAGAAGGAGGTACTCGCGCACGCCGCCGTCGGCGGCTTCGTCACGCACTGCGGCTGGAACTCCATCCTCGAGAGCCTCTGGTTCGGCGTGCCCATGCTGCCGTGGCCGCTCGCCGCCGACCAGCACCTCAACGCGTTCGTGCTGGTCCACGGGATGGGCGTGGCCGTGCCGTTGGAGATGGACAGGGAGCGTGGGAACTACGTCGAGGCGGCGGAGCTCGAACGGGCGGTCAGGTCGCTGATGGGCGGCAGAGAGGAGGGGGTGAAGGCGAGGGAGAAGGCCATGGAGATGATGCGCGCCTGCCGCAATGCTGTGGAGCAGAGCGGTTCTTCCCACGCTTCGTTGCAGAGGCTCTCCGAGGAGCTCGTCGGAGGCGCGGTGCTGCCGAAAAGAGGAAGCACCACTTACACGACGTCCGCGCAGCCGGATCACGTGTCTCCTCATGTGTAG